Below is a genomic region from candidate division KSB1 bacterium.
TCCGCTCGATGAAGCGCTCTTTTTCTACGCTGGAATCCGGCCGATAGCTCCGCTCCTCGATGCGCTCTTCCAGCGTTTCCATTTCAGCCCACTCTGATGCCAGTGCCGCAAAGTTCTGACGCCGCGCCGCCTCAATTTGGCGAGCCATCCATTCGTCGGAAAACGGTCGTTGTTGATCTAATTCCTCCTGGGAAAACAACAGGGTTCCCACAATCATCGTATCCAAAGCGTCCAAAACATATTGGAAGGAAACCAGTGCGTGACCGGCACCTTCCGGACATTCCGGCGCCCATTCCTCGCCCCAGGAATTTCGAACGATAAAATATCCCCCGCCGGGCACCATCGAATCCAACTGGTAGCCGACAATCAGCATCGCGTGCCCGCCAATCGGAGGTTCATCGCCGATGCGACGGAATATTTTGCCACTGCGATAGGTTTCTGCGCTTCGCCAGCTTTCATAGACGGGCAAACCTATGACGATGGGTCGCGGCGCAAAACGGCGGTCTTCAACATCGAAACCCTGCAGAATCTGCATCAAAACCTGAGGGAGCGGCGGCGTCTCGTCTTCCAGTTCAAAAAAACCGCCGATTCTATAGGGCCATGCCTGGGACTGAGCCTCCTCCGGCGCCGGCCCTTGTCCGACGTTGCCAGCGATAGGCTGAGGGTTGTAGGGCCAGAGCGAGGCTTCGCAAACACCCGCCATCTCCAGCGCCGCGGCAGCAACACCCGGCCATGTCCCCTCGATATCCGGGCAGCCGTCCATTTCTTTGCACATCCAATAAAGACACTGCTCCGATAGCGAGTTGCCAGACCCCAGAAGATATTCACGAGCCGCCACCATTGCGAATGCAACGCACGTTCCGCGCATCCCTTGGTTTCGAATCGGGGGCAGACGATTTTGAAGACTTACCCGTTCCGGTGATCTTGTCTCCAAACTTTTTCCGGAAACGGGGCCACGCCCGAAGAAACGCTTAAAATGAGGCGGACGCGCCGATGGCGATCTCCACTTGAGTTGAACCTCTTCGTCAGGCCAAGGTTTTAGCGGCAACCCGAGCGGCGGCAGCGGACGCGGACGCATTGCCGCTTCCACGCACACCGGTCCCATCGCCCTTTGAGTGTTTTTCTTCAGGGTCCGAACGCCATCTTCATCCAAGCCCAGCAACCCCGCGATACGCCGCGCCGTGTCTTCAAGCTGGAGCAAGCCCACCAGTTCCTGGGCGGAACTGATCCACAGCTCTGCCAGCAGGGAACGCTGAGATTGACTTAGCCCTTCGATCCTGTCCATCGGGATCGTCTCCATTGTTCATTTCTCCGTGAGAGGTATGCCAGGAATGAATGGGAATGGGGGTGGAGACGCAATCAGTTTTCGCTCTGATTCACTCAGTTGGCCTTTAACTTTCGCCAATATTCGTTTCAATTCCGTCTCGTCCACCCCAACGGCGGCAGCCAGTCGCGTTCGCTGCAAGGGGTCAGATGCCTTCGAGACCAAGTCAAGAGCCGAGGCGATCCCTGCCGAGCGAAGCCGCTCTTCGAGAACGGCATCCCCGACGGCGGAAAGTGGCGTCGCCGGAGATTCCGCCGCAGAGGTGAGTCTCACGGGGGGTTCCCATGAAAAACTGCGGATCAACCCCGCATCGAGCAATTTCATGAAAAGCGACGCCGGCAGGTGCGCCACGCCGCCAGGCAAATGCAGAAATAGGCTTATACGTATCTCCGGGACCGCCTCTCGCGATACAATCCCTGCGCGTTCTGTTTGAATTGGTACCGCGGGCAGGAGGTTGCGACAAGCCTGCTCGAACTGTTCTCGGTCTGTCGGTTGAAACGCGACGTGGAGCATTGGATCCGATGCGATCGCTGCCGCGTTCGCCGTTATACCGGAACGCGGCGTCCCGGCGGCGGCCATGCCGCGGCGCAGGGTCTCGGGATCACCTTCGAACTCGGGACGCGCCGCAAACCGCTCCGCCCATTCGTTAGCCGTTTCGCCCGCAGATTTCATTCGGATTGCCTCCACACCCGTCTAAACTCCCGCCGGCGCGATTTTCTTACATGCAGATCGAGATCGGAAACAGCCTCGCGCCGCGGTCAGTCCTTTGCCGCCCGGATCTCAAGCGTCATCTCGCACGATCGCGGCCCGGCCTCGGCGCGCACCCGGTAGCGGCCCGGCTGCATGCCGCGCAACAGCGCTTCCCCCTTTTCGAACGCCTTCGCCCTGACGTACCATTTCCCCTGGTCTTCGTCCTGAACCGAAAGCAGAAACGGCCGGAGAGCCTTGCCTCGAGCATCTTTGAGGGAAAGCTGCACGTCAATACCGTCTTTGCCCTGCATGGCCGTGCCGGAGAGGCGACAATCCGGAGCGGCTTTTTCAAAGGCGAGCGATAACGGCTGACTGAAAGTTTCTGCGTTCCTGGCGCCCGCAAGCCCGCGCATGCCTACCATGGCCGGCGCGAGACTCGGCGGAGCGAGCAGCTCGACGCCTGCGGCCACCACCGCCTCTATCTGGCGCACCGACTCGGCAAACCAGATGGCGATGTCGGCCCTTTGGGGCGCGGGCCGATCCGCGAACCGTTCCGTCATGGCGTCGCGC
It encodes:
- a CDS encoding DUF4332 domain-containing protein, translated to MKSAGETANEWAERFAARPEFEGDPETLRRGMAAAGTPRSGITANAAAIASDPMLHVAFQPTDREQFEQACRNLLPAVPIQTERAGIVSREAVPEIRISLFLHLPGGVAHLPASLFMKLLDAGLIRSFSWEPPVRLTSAAESPATPLSAVGDAVLEERLRSAGIASALDLVSKASDPLQRTRLAAAVGVDETELKRILAKVKGQLSESERKLIASPPPFPFIPGIPLTEK